The genomic region GGACGAGAAGGAACTGCTGGCCCTGGACAGCACCGACGCGCTCGGCGAGATCGCCGAGGTGCTCGGCGCGGCGGAGGTCCTGGAGACCGTCCGCTGACTCCCCCGAGCGCCCAGGAGGAACAGGACCCCGTACGCGACCGCTGGCGGGCCGCGATGCGGCTCGCCCTGGACGAGGCCGAACTGGCCGTCCGGGGCGGGGACGTCCCCGTCGGCGCCGTCGTGCTGTCCCCGGACGGCACGACGGTGCTCGCCACCGGGCACAACGAACGTGAGGCGACCGGCGATCCGACCGCCCACGCCGAGGTACTGGCGGTCCGCCGGGCCGCCGCGAAGCTCGGTGCGTGGCGGCTCACCGGCTGCACGCTCGTCGTGACCCTCGAACCCTGCACGATG from Streptomyces sp. NBC_00878 harbors:
- the tadA gene encoding tRNA adenosine(34) deaminase TadA, whose protein sequence is MRLALDEAELAVRGGDVPVGAVVLSPDGTTVLATGHNEREATGDPTAHAEVLAVRRAAAKLGAWRLTGCTLVVTLEPCTMCAGAIVQSRLDRVVYGARDEKAGAAGSLWDVVRDRRLNHRPEVIAGVLDEECARLLTDFFRDR